In the genome of Bacteroidota bacterium, one region contains:
- a CDS encoding L,D-transpeptidase, whose translation MKKVHFALFLTIFGVLTLWMSSCEKDKASNRNSKADSLPNPELVALKTDTPLFAIVVNRDIRMKHYFPFMDSVVLAYDSLVGYALTEHLLVRYNPWIIDTLQSYDYDLRMPKGQFIKDQKEEVMLRKGDTLFVPNDSAAAELLRLFAQTTIDVNIPEFKMRIMEGDTAKYVFPVRVGRDEEKFLGMAGRVASLRTPIGEGTIVRIEKNPLYMNPVDGQRYYATHRDDGKLTQLPQIPFLEPEINGQRPGSLIHPTTNPHSLGKAYSNGCVGTSEHAAWIVYYHAPVGTKVRFRYDLKVMDEKGDTLELKNVYKLKFPLKKSQAFQPLLCRMDTLQDGSVVHVCK comes from the coding sequence ATGAAAAAAGTCCATTTTGCCCTGTTTTTAACGATTTTCGGAGTTTTGACCTTGTGGATGTCAAGCTGCGAAAAAGACAAGGCATCCAACCGCAATTCCAAAGCTGATTCCCTCCCAAACCCCGAATTAGTAGCACTGAAAACGGATACGCCGCTGTTTGCGATTGTCGTGAACCGTGACATTCGCATGAAGCATTATTTTCCGTTCATGGACAGCGTTGTCTTGGCTTACGATTCCTTGGTCGGGTATGCCTTGACGGAACATCTGTTGGTGCGTTACAATCCTTGGATCATCGACACCCTGCAGAGCTACGATTATGACCTGCGCATGCCCAAAGGCCAATTCATCAAGGACCAAAAGGAAGAGGTGATGCTGCGCAAAGGTGATACGCTTTTTGTGCCCAATGACAGCGCAGCGGCTGAATTGTTACGGCTATTTGCCCAAACCACCATTGACGTCAACATTCCTGAATTTAAAATGCGAATCATGGAAGGTGACACGGCCAAATATGTATTCCCGGTGCGTGTGGGCAGGGACGAAGAGAAATTTCTGGGAATGGCGGGCCGTGTGGCAAGCTTGCGTACGCCGATTGGCGAAGGAACAATCGTGCGCATTGAGAAAAACCCCTTGTACATGAATCCCGTCGATGGTCAACGGTATTATGCCACCCACCGCGACGACGGCAAACTCACGCAATTGCCGCAAATTCCATTTCTGGAGCCCGAAATCAATGGTCAGCGGCCCGGCTCGCTGATTCACCCGACCACCAATCCGCATTCGCTCGGCAAAGCCTATTCCAATGGTTGTGTTGGCACCTCCGAACATGCAGCGTGGATCGTCTATTACCATGCGCCCGTCGGCACCAAGGTCCGCTTCCGCTATGACCTCAAGGTGATGGACGAAAAAGGCGATACGTTGGAATTGAAGAATGTGTACAAGCTTAAATTCCCGCTCAAGAAGTCGCAAGCCTTTCAACCTTTGCTTTGCCGAATGGATACATTGCAAGACGGCAGCGTCGTCCACGTCTGCAAATAG
- a CDS encoding carbohydrate-binding family 9-like protein gives MNPNSNSAFTGDPSAAAHYVCKQIAGPIQIDGDISKPVWQSANWSPRLVDMVTGLPGLYDTRVAALWDETHLYFAFWAEDPFVTAHQTERDSIIFLESDLEILIDGGDSYYELEVNALNTIYEVFFIWKDAYQRGSRWDIPEFDVFQPQALTFGGDYDRVGSSFWYGRHPRGLRWAFPNWDLPGLQTAVKVDGKINDPTHVDKGWSLEVAIPWTGLSHLANGRSLPPQNGDEWRIFMGRFQKMTPSGIEVHPHPAWAMNKHGIYDTHLPECWTKVEFRES, from the coding sequence ATGAATCCAAATTCGAACTCAGCCTTTACCGGAGACCCTTCGGCCGCAGCACATTATGTTTGCAAACAAATCGCGGGTCCGATTCAAATTGATGGCGACATCTCCAAACCCGTCTGGCAATCAGCCAATTGGTCGCCGCGATTGGTGGACATGGTGACAGGGCTTCCGGGATTGTACGACACGCGCGTGGCGGCCTTGTGGGACGAAACCCATCTTTATTTTGCCTTTTGGGCCGAAGATCCCTTCGTCACCGCCCATCAAACGGAACGCGATTCGATCATTTTCCTCGAAAGCGACTTGGAAATCCTGATCGATGGCGGCGACAGCTATTATGAGTTGGAGGTGAATGCGCTCAATACCATTTACGAAGTCTTTTTCATCTGGAAGGACGCCTATCAGCGCGGCAGCCGCTGGGACATTCCCGAATTTGACGTGTTTCAGCCCCAAGCCCTGACTTTTGGCGGCGATTATGACCGTGTGGGCAGTTCGTTTTGGTATGGAAGGCATCCGAGGGGATTGCGTTGGGCCTTTCCCAATTGGGACTTGCCGGGCTTACAGACGGCGGTGAAAGTGGATGGCAAAATCAACGATCCCACCCACGTGGACAAAGGATGGAGCTTGGAAGTGGCAATTCCTTGGACGGGTCTTTCCCACCTCGCCAACGGGCGCTCCCTTCCACCCCAAAACGGCGACGAATGGCGGATTTTTATGGGCAGATTCCAGAAAATGACCCCTTCAGGGATCGAGGTCCATCCGCATCCGGCGTGGGCGATGAACAAACACGGGATTTACGACACGCATTTGCCGGAATGCTGGACCAAGGTGGAATTCCGGGAAAGCTAG